From the genome of Nasonia vitripennis strain AsymCx chromosome 1, Nvit_psr_1.1, whole genome shotgun sequence, one region includes:
- the LOC116416121 gene encoding uncharacterized protein LOC116416121: MISEASFSADDEIFEVPNDPRYTVKFLKQSETNVANAIWSRPLDHRGKYYGHKLNPAESKGPATFPYTNNTSSTSNNRSNLRQSKAPSNVLEQQYETLRRYGYQNNMRVVSESHSWGLFNPIQLSNRRPQDEMPHFEQPLNHLDKITLLNKAELNRKRGSGFGSFFDGSPIRTTRNHYSATKHLMRSLASPPPILRQNVPVVVSGGLQVIPAPNLQRGSVSGDNLKDTKSSRNSTGEEVMHNIMSMTASQIWKNVSEKATETKEKRMATSKSKGVLVIERRIDDEPTVEEETKEEQVPTESMPFTSSTATPIMANKTDKVEAKIKEAVREMMGLFSLW; encoded by the exons ATGATCAGTGAAGCAAGCTTCTCAGCAGATGATGAAATATTCGAAGTTCCAAACGATCCGAGATACACCGTCAAGTTTTTAAAACAGTCGGAAACCAATGTAGCTAATGCAATTTGG AGTAGACCCTTAGATCATCGTGGCAAGTACTATGGGCACAAGCTTAACCCTGCCGAATCAAAGGGTCCTGCCACTTTTCCATATACAAATAACACATCTTCCACAAGCAACAACCGATCCAACCTTCGACAGTCGAAAGCTCCGAGCAACGTTTTGGAGCAACAGTATGAAACGCTCCGCAGATACGGCTACCAGAATAACATGCGCGTAGTAAGTGAAAGTCATTCGTGGGGCCTCTTCAACCCAATTCAACTATCCAACCGCAGGCCACAGGATGAAATGCCGCATTTCGAGCAACCGCTCAATCATCTGGATAAAATTACATTATTGAATAAGGCCGAACTTAACAGAAAACGTGGTAGTGGTTTTGGTTCGTTTTTTGATGGTTCGCCGATCAGAACAACAAGGAATCATTACTCTGCTACGAAACATCTTATGAGATCGCTAGCGTCACCACCGCCCATACTTCGACAAAATGTTCCGGTGGTCGTCAGCGGCGGCTTACAGGTTATTCCGGCACCAAACCTGCAACGAGGCTCGGTCAGTGGCGATAACCTAAAAGATACCAAATCGAGCAGGAACTCCACGGGCGAAGAGGTGATGCACAATATTATGTCGATGACGGCAAGCCAGATCTGGAAGAACGTCAGTGAGAAAGCCACTGAGACCAAGGAGAAAAGGATGGCGACGTCTAAATCCAAAGGTGTCCTGGTAATCGAGAGGAGAATCGACGACGAGCCGACTGTCGAGGAGGAAACCAAAGAGGAGCAAGTACCAACGGAAAGTATGCCATTCACCAGCAGTACTGCCACGCCTATTATGGCCAATAAAACCGATAAGGTCGAGGCCAAGATAAAGGAGGCCGTTCGAGAAATGATGGGCTTGTTTAGCCTGTGGTAG
- the LOC116416357 gene encoding uncharacterized protein LOC116416357, giving the protein MGYFIFVEIILNIKLILLTLAVFLSKTFATTDIDKKTVHFKIHVPEIIKHHIHTKTVFIHVHEMKPKKQKEDSHVEDWTSYNSYNYNDGTGEGRGEDYHRKKKAKIVNPYDDYMPIRDDNYQPYAPINPYDDPDNQLVDELPPPNDNPLGFFGPPIDPEEIVDQRAPQIDAKAYPPPGQYAIHEEINEEPPTNDIDSYKQFHEEGYHRGMKTETGHIIQKDLKDFYDKEHDEGDYNNSDYENNSYKKYANHGNHGHHHGNYDKEIGHEQRAGKKRADRRFFVARMVIR; this is encoded by the exons ATGGGTTACTTCATCTTCGTTGAGATCATTCTCAACATT aaattaattttactaacTCTGGCAGTATTTTTAAGTAAAACTTTTGCAACAACAGATATTGACAAGAAAAC CGTACACTTTAAAATCCATGTTCCGGAAATTATCAAGCATCATATTCACACAAAAACGGTATTCATTCATGTGCACGAAATGAAGCCAAAAAAACAGAAGGAGGATAGCCACGTTGAAGACTGGACGTCTTATAACTCATACAATTACAATGATGGTACAGGAGAAGGTCGCGGTGAAGACTACCACAGAAAGAAGAAAGCAAAAATCGTCAATCCATACGACGATTACATGCCAATTCGAGATGATAATTACCAGCCTTACGCTCCTATAAACCCATACGATGATCCGGACAATCAGTTGGTGGACGAACTACCACCACCCAACGACAACCCTTTGGGCTTCTTCGGACCACCCATAGATCCTGAAGAAATCGTCGATCAAAGAGCGCCGCAAATCGACGCCAAGGCGTATCCACCACCTGGACAGTACGCGATCCACGAAGAAATAAACGAGGAACCACCTACCAACGACATCGATTCATACAAGCAGTTTCACGAGGAGGGTTACCACCGCGGTATGAAGACCGAAACCGGTCACATTATTCAGAAGGATCTCAAGGACTTCTACGACAAGGAGCATGACGAGGGCGACTACAACAATTCCGACTATGAAAACAATAGTTACAAAAAATACGCCAATCACGGAAATCATGGTCATCACCACGGAAATTACGACAAAGAGATTGGACACGAGCAGCGCGCGGGGAAAAAGCGAGCAGACAGAAGATTCTTCGTGGCCAGGATGGTCATCAGATAG
- the LOC100678329 gene encoding histidine-rich glycoprotein-like — translation MIPRFLLIVAAISVFSIICTNGTGHSHHHVIIHVPYKVHTIHHTILKHIHHHDKGGEDKYEVLGYTVGKPMDLSHHLGGGDGGGHGHEEMQHHHQQHQHEEHDLGGGNELGHGHDWAPSYAQHDFAGGGAHLGEHADVDAAGAGHRYAYYKHGSYRGYD, via the exons ATGATTCCAAGGTTCCTG CTCATCGTCGCAGCCATATCAGTATTTAGTATCATTTGTACTAATGGAACTGGTCA CAGTCACCATCACGTGATAATTCATGTACCGTACAAGGTTCACACGATCCACCATACGATCTTGAAGCATATACACCACCATGACAAGGGCGGCGAAGACAAGTACGAGGTGCTTGGCTACACAGTTGGCAAGCCTATGGATCTCAGTCACCACCTGGGAGGCGGTGATGGTGGTGGTCATGGTCACGAGGAAATGCAGCATCATCACCAGCAACACCAGCACGAGGAGCACGATCTTGGCGGTGGCAATGAACTCGGCCATGGACACGACTGGGCTCCCAGTTACGCCCAACATGATTTTGCCGGTGGTGGAGCTCATCTTGGAGAGCATGCTGATGTCGATGCTGCCGGTGCAGGACATCGATACGCATACTACAAACATGGAAGCTATCGCGGATACGATtag